One genomic region from Dermacentor albipictus isolate Rhodes 1998 colony unplaced genomic scaffold, USDA_Dalb.pri_finalv2 scaffold_13, whole genome shotgun sequence encodes:
- the LOC139051611 gene encoding uncharacterized protein: protein MESLLRWLHVSPAPKGSNAAALTDSVDENVIEVLSDEKVHMEELLDFSFNHIDKLAERRGKTISRAEKLRLWEYVQRMRREQLCGVPTALPWEEVKQSPRSRSLSSGSLHCDMTFSGVGLATPPLYSLRKPRPPTSRGTATYKS, encoded by the exons ATGGAATCGCTGCTGCGCTGGCTGCACGTCTCACCGGCGCCAAAGGGCAGCAATGCAGCTGCCCTCACCGATTCTGTCGACGAGAATGTCATCGAGGTGCTGAGCG ACGAGAAAGTCCACATGGAGGAGCTTCTCGACTTTTCCTTCAACCACATCGACAAGCTCGCAGAACGTAGGGGAAAGACGATCTCAAGAGCTGAGAAGTTGCGTCTTTGGGAGTATGTGCAGCGGATGAGG CGCGAACAGCTCTGCGGGGTACCCACGGCTCTGCCCTGGGAAGAAGTCAAGCAATCACCGCGCAGTCGGTCTCTATCGTCCGGCTCATTGCACTGCGACATGACGTTCTCGGGGGTTGGGCTTGCCACGCCGCCGCTGTACTCGCTGCGGAAACCGCGACCACCAACTTCTCGTGGGACAGCCACCTATAAG TCATGA